The Strix aluco isolate bStrAlu1 chromosome Z, bStrAlu1.hap1, whole genome shotgun sequence genome contains a region encoding:
- the GRHPR gene encoding glyoxylate reductase/hydroxypyruvate reductase, with product MSVFVTRRIPAEGLRVLSQAGGCRVQLWDSEEPVPRAELLSGVAGTRGLLCLLSDRIDREVLEAAGPGLKVISTMSVGFDHLALDEIKKRGIRVGYTPDVLTDATAELSVALLLAACRRLPEAAEQVKTGGWTTWKPLWMCGYGLSNSTVGIIGLGRIGQAVARRLKPFGVRKFLYAGSRPNPEAAAEFGAEFAPLTRLAQESDFIVVTCALTPATQGMCNKDFFGRMKKTSVFINTSRGAVVNQDDLYDALAHGQIAAAGLDVTTPEPLPADHPLLSLKNCVILPHIGSATYATRTTMAVLAANNLLAGLRGEPMPHELLL from the exons ATGTCGGTGTTCGTGACGCGGCGGATCCCGGCCGAGGGGCTGCGGGTGCTGTCCCAGGCCGGCGG GTGCCGCGTCCAGCTGTGGGACTCGGAGGAGCCTGTGCCGCGGGCCGAGCTGCTGTCGGGGGTGGCGGGGACGCGCGGGCTGCTCTGCCTCCTGTCCGACCGCATCGACCGCGAGGTGCTGGAGGCCGCCG GGCCCGGCCTGAAAGTCATCAGCACCATGTCCGTGGGGTTCGACCACCTGGCCCTGGACGAGATCAAGAAGCG GGGGATCCGCGTGGGGTACACCCCCGACGTGCTGACCGACGCCACCGCGGAGCTCTCCgtggccctgctgctggctgcctgccggCGGCTGCCCGAGGCGGCTGAGCAGGTCAAGAC CGGCGGCTGGACGACGTGGAAGCCCTTATGGATGTGTGGCTACGGCCTGTCCAATAGCACGGTGGGCATCATAGGCCTGGGCAGAATTG GACAGGCCGTTGCCCGCCGCCTGAAGCCATTCGGGGTCAGGAAGTTTTTGTACGCCGGCAGTCGCCCCAACCCAGAGGCTGCTGCGGAGTTCGGGGCCGAGTTCG CCCCCCTCACCAGGCTGGCCCAGGAGTCAGACTTCATCGTGGTGACATGTGCTTTGACTCCGGCCACCCAGGGAATGTGCAACAAGGATTTCTTCGGCAGAATGAAGAAGACCTCTGTGTTCATCAACACGAGCAG GGGGGCCGTGGTGAACCAGGATGACCTGTACGACGCGCTGGCCCATGGCCAGATTGCCGCGGCAGGCCTGGACGTCACGACGCCGGAGCCGCTGCCTGCTGACCACCCTCTGCTCTCCCTCAAGAACTGCG TGATTCTGCCACACATTGGGAGTGCCACGTATGCCACGAGGACCACCATGGCCGTGCTGGCGGCCAACAACCTGCTGGCCGGGCTGCGTGGGGAGCCCATGCCCCACGAGCTGCTGCTGTGA